One Cucurbita pepo subsp. pepo cultivar mu-cu-16 chromosome LG11, ASM280686v2, whole genome shotgun sequence DNA window includes the following coding sequences:
- the LOC111805396 gene encoding uncharacterized membrane protein At1g75140-like: protein MANPRKGKLLFIYFLFVFGIPYVSRDFVCCSSSLELNQSETEVPFETRQYDVLKNLEELVRNLSDVVSKLELRLSNIPTAVHRDVKLNTDASRRVVPEVVSLGGGKQDGLNDGGDGDLDTRIQDGGRGRAVSVTKYSPFWSERFHFMSAVKLESDATSINVLPLRDFEGHSKYVAVGDETGRIYVFVRNGDVAVELRTMSGSPITAMLSYMSIYKNETLLVTGHESGAISMHRIWEGSNGEESNSIFMEHVLEFVVTDGREEKSPISILEVHHVGRTRYILSSDVKGKIKVFREDGTVYGSVMPTSRPIAFLKQRLLFLTETGAGSLDLRSMKLRESECEGLNYSLARNYVFDATERSKAYGFTSDGDLIHVMLLGDIMNFKCRVRSKKKFELDEPLLFQAVKGYLLVIGSEKVHVFNVSSQHYVRVGAPRLLFSARLDEIRSSFLNNQNSDLESQGKFIPLISSDREKLVVLGLGGGYIGMYRSNLPIYKGEFNTMLWTSPVLFFILFLFGAWQFFAKKKEALTSWGPDDPFTATSPTTGAPLGTGSTERTSFIDTPSRSTDMRTSFIDTPSRSTDMMDLRGGSGLRGPPRRYGSPTGYPGGVTSSFRPATTSDHSSRQAAVDPNYRAASELKFRGSPLEPPGFPKRREPLFANNQVVNQVVDESS from the coding sequence ATGGCGAATCCGCGGAAAGGCAAGcttcttttcatatattttctattcGTTTTTGGTATTCCCTATGTTTCTAGGGATTTTGTATGTTGTTCCAGCTCCTTGGAGCTGAACCAATCTGAAACTGAAGTCCCTTTTGAAACTAGACAGTATGATGTACTGAAAAATCTCGAAGAGTTAGTGAGAAACCTTAGCGATGTAGTTAGTAAGTTGGAGCTGAGGTTATCTAATATTCCCACGGCGGTGCATAGAGATGTGAAGTTGAATACTGATGCTTCGAGGCGGGTAGTGCCTGAGGTGGTTAGTTTAGGCGGGGGTAAACAAGATGGTTTGAATGATGGTGGAGATGGCGATTTGGACACTAGAATTCAAGATGGGGGTAGAGGGAGAGCTGTTTCAGTGACCAAATACAGTCCATTTTGGTCTGAGAGGTTCCACTTTATGTCGGCTGTAAAATTGGAGTCTGATGCTACTTCTATCAATGTCTTGCCGCTCAGGGATTTTGAGGGGCATAGCAAGTATGTAGCTGTTGGAGATGAGACAGGGAGAATTTATGTCTTTGTGAGAAATGGAGATGTTGCGGTTGAGCTTCGTACAATGTCTGGATCGCCCATTACTGCAATGCTTTCGTATATGTCTATTTATAAGAACGAGACCCTTCTGGTTACGGGGCACGAGAGCGGGGCGATCTCGATGCATCGGATTTGGGAGGGATCAAATGGGGAGGAGTCGAATTCGATTTTCATGGAACATGTTTTGGAATTTGTGGTCACTGATGGTCGAGAGGAGAAGTCGCCAATTTCCATATTGGAAGTTCATCATGTTGGGAGGACCAGGTACATTCTGTCTTCAGATGTCAAGGGAAAGATCAAGGTTTTCAGAGAAGATGGTACAGTTTATGGTTCTGTCATGCCGACGAGTAGGCCGATAGCATTCTTGAAGCAGAGGCTTTTGTTCTTGACAGAAACTGGTGCTGGCTCATTGGATTTGAGGAGCATGAAACTTAGGGAGTCCGAATGCGAGGGATTGAATTATTCTCTAGCTCGAAACTACGTGTTTGATGCCACAGAGCGATCTAAAGCCTATGGTTTTACATCAGACGGCGATTTAATTCATGTTATGTTGTTGGGAGATATAATGAACTTTAAATGCAGGGTTAGATCAAAGAAGAAGTTTGAGCTTGACGAACCACTTCTCTTTCAGGCAGTTAAGGGTTATTTGCTTGTGATTGGCAGCGAGAAGGTTCATGTTTTCAATGTGTCGTCGCAGCATTATGTTAGAGTTGGTGCACCGAGGCTTCTATTTTCGGCTCGTTTAGACGAGATCAGGTCATCTTTCCTGAACAACCAGAATTCGGATTTAGAGTCTCAAGGAAAATTTATACCCTTAATATCTAGTGATCGTGAAAAGCTTGTGGTTCTTGGACTAGGAGGTGGATATATAGGAATGTATCGCTCTAATCTTCCAATTTATAAAGGAGAGTTCAACACAATGCTCTGGACAAGCCCTGTTCTGTTTTTCATACTATTTCTCTTTGGAGCTTGGCAATTCTTTGCCAAGAAAAAGGAGGCACTCACTTCATGGGGACCTGATGACCCTTTTACTGCCACTTCACCAACTACCGGAGCTCCACTGGGAACTGGATCGACCGAGCGAACGTCTTTCATAGACACTCCTTCGAGAAGTACTGATATGCGAACGTCTTTCATAGACACTCCTTCGAGAAGTACTGATATGATGGATCTCAGAGGAGGCAGCGGCCTAAGAGGACCACCACGGCGTTATGGTTCTCCTACAGGGTATCCTGGCGGGGTAACGAGTTCTTTTAGGCCAGCTACGACAAGTGACCATAGCTCGAGACAGGCTGCAGTTGATCCAAATTATAGAGCAGCTTCTGAGCTCAAATTTAGGGGATCGCCATTAGAACCTCCAGGATTTCCAAAACGAAGGGAGCCTCTATTTGCAAACAACCAGGTGGTGAATCAGGTGGTGGATGAAAGCAGTTAA
- the LOC111804698 gene encoding uncharacterized protein LOC111804698 produces the protein MELRSFSHLHYINVTKGGAMSKVLNVNSHGKPAVVFKKLTDIYESIDDKTQESLPRRWSREGLEENIPDECEFKVETQVLYAERKLFNDEPEVSDSDNKSDTDGEQSDVEVDNMTLKQIMEGCKKRKLRQSRSVDSSKEKLGTCSRREPDHACLLSDEDDSDLNVALSIWKSKLSKCRKLKTKCDEGRISTSSHCGQTIGNSDPINSDQDLHPSGSDLPVPVDIKVETPEPDVTEIQSTNYKIDEWSLFCDENINSCLKHGPNGADESILYPKLTTSEKEAEYCVLNSACHEYLEDDEPKTLQMVGESSNEWMYEDNLEVHKPHYSDFPASESLEGQCTPGYISNYSMSEAISSTKEQLSGTYITNEVIFQNNSEDMSEAIAPTEEQCCDTYISQCIPFTHEVISLNNLNSLKVQETSPEGEVCLTEISYKDKLAFVHEKGIPTESNSNCNLRPDHGKSISTNSISDGNFSPDQHLISTGECPATERQPQMSNYYDSERNTPPDFHLDGSLDTFNQTEEPKRHPIRLLLKRTSISPTSQKRLSKGMRSMQLHDKEYKTCSGKPYSNQIKYRDGSAEERDQMKRVYSDTYHKQKIRKSKKRSLHSASTTVVPQASIRSTAVQNCSDSAIAFTQRQMQDIECLALKLTNQLTSMKAIVDDRLHVEGNQATSFKFNTDEVRTAIADATKAQAQARKWLSIMSRDCNRFCKIMKTTEHGSNVSSLTAIQKVKRKITFADEAGGKLCEVRLIEDGINGRFGRLKMVSESNIELVRTRMMDQKEVNCEMLIEVVDRF, from the exons ATGGAATTAAGAAGTTTCAGTCATTTGCATTATATCAATGTCACTAAAGGTGGTGCGATGTCAAAAGTTCTAAACGTCAACTCCCATGGAAAGCCTGCAGTCGTATTTAAGAAGCTTACTGACATATATGAATCTATAGATGACAAGACTCAAGAATCACTTCCAAGACGATGGTCGAGAGAaggtttggaagaaaatattcCTGATGAATGTGAGTTTAAGGTGGAAACCCAAGTTCTTTACGCAGAAAGAAAACTATTCAATGATGAGCCCGAAGTTTCTGATTCTGACAATAAAAGTGATACCGATGGGGAACAGAGTGATGTAGAAGTTGATAACATGACTTTAAAGCAGATAATGGAAGGctgcaagaaaagaaagttgagGCAGTCGAGATCCGTTGACTCAAGTAAGGAAAAACTGGGGACATGTTCCAGACGAGAACCAGATCATGCATGCTTGTTATCTGATGAGGATGATAGTGATCTTAATGTAGCTCTTAGCATCTGGAAATCCAAACTTTCTAAATgtagaaaattgaaaaccaaATGTGACGAAGGTAGAATATCTACTAGTTCACATTGCGGCCAAACAATTGGAAATTCTGACCCGATCAACAGTGATCAAGATCTCCATCCATCTGGTTCAGATCTACCCGTTCCAGTAGACATTAAAGTTGAAACTCCCGAACCCGATGTGACAGAAATCCAAAGCACAAACTACAAAATTGATGAGTGGTCTCTATTTTGtgatgaaaatataaactcgTGTCTGAAACACGGGCCTAATGGAGCTGATGAATCAATTTTGTATCCCAAGTTGACAACATCTGAGAAAGAAGCTGAATATTGTGTTCTAAACAGTGCATGTCATGAATATTTGGAAGATGATGAACCCAAAACTCTTCAGATGGTAGGGGAATCTAGCAACGAGTGGATGTATGAAGATAACCTGGAGGTACATAAACCCCATTATTCAGATTTTCCTGCATCAGAGAGCCTGGAGGGGCAATGTACCCCAGGTTATATATCCAATTACAGCATGTCAGAAGCTATTTCCTCGACTAAGGAACAGCTCTCTGGCACTTATATTACAAACGAGGTCATATTTCAGAATAATAGTGAAGATATGTCTGAAGCAATTGCCCCGACCGAGGAACAGTGCTGTGACACTTATATTTCACAATGTATACCCTTTACACACGAGGTCATAAGTCTCAATAATCTGAATAGCCTCAAAGTCCAAGAGACGAGTCCTGAAGGTGAAGTATGTTTAACTGAGATCAGTTATAAAGACAAGTTGGCATTTGTTCATGAAAAAGGTATTCCAACAGAATCTAACAGTAATTGTAACTTGCGCCCTGATCATGGAAAAAGTATTTCAACAAATTCTATCAGTGATGGTAACTTTAGTCCTGATCAGCATTTGATATCTACTGGCGAATGTCCAGCTACGGAGAGACAACCACAAATGTCTAATTATTATGATTCAGAAAGAAATACTCCACCAGATTTTCATCTTGATGGTTCTTTGGACACGTTTAATCAAACTGAAGAACCCAAACGTCATCCAATAAGGCTGCTGTTAAAGAGAACA TCCATTTCTCCAACATCTCAGAAAAGATTGTCGAAGGGTATGAGGTCTATGCAGTTACATGACAAAGAATACAAAA cATGTAGTGGCAAACCATATTCCAACCAAATCAAGTACAGGGATGGCTCAGCTGAAGAGCGTGACCAGATGAAGAGAGTGTATTCGGATACGTATCATAAGCAAAAGATTAGGaaatcaaagaagagaagTCTTCACTCAGCGAGCACCACTGTAGTTCCTCAAGCTAGCATTAGAAGCACTGCTGTCCAAAATTGTTCAGACAGTGCAATTGCATTCACACAAAGGCAGATGCAGGACATAGAATGTCTTGCTCTGAAACTTACCAATCAGTTAACGTCAATGAAAGCAATTGTTGACGACAGACTTCATGTTGAAGGAAACCAAGCTACAAGTTTCAAGTTTAACACGGATGAG GTGCGAACGGCCATTGCAGACGCCACGAAAGCGCAAGCGCAAGCAAGAAAATGGCTTTCCATAATGTCGAGGGATTGCAACCGCTTTTGTAAAATAATG AAAACAACCGAGCATGGTTCAAATGTTTCTTCTCTAACTGCAATTCAGAAGGTGAAGAGGAAGATTACATTTGCTGATGAAGCTGGTGGAAAGCTTTGTGAAGTTAGGTTGATCGAGGACGGCATCAA tggtagGTTTGGACGGTTAAAAATGGTATCGGAGTCAAACATCGAGCTGGTGCGAACAAGGATGATGGACCAAAAGgaggtaaattgtgagatGCTTATTGAAGTGGTAGACAGGTTTTAA
- the LOC111805471 gene encoding transcription repressor OFP7-like, whose product MNGDCVRMGPRPWTELLLQFACAQKGVETRGGDPLVPINLSSSVGIWSKPQPYWLNLAAGRPLSLVTIIYTQRNRAIRRPSSSLLSMARSFKLKVRLFISSFRFCRPKHPHPLTFPITPSPENFHYEKQLPANPKSCYSCYHNPPSPPPSTPVGFFADFSTEESTSVCISCKLKSYARANGLMQVKENRAETEHEISGEENRRSPFSWITRKKWKKKKKSKKTGLQSKAFLAKHKSYGYEGGEGEGTEALLNSSISFSSDGSPAKRSEIGSCPSQVEWKMGESLVQVKKSKEPQEDFKRSMVQMILEKEIFEAKGLEDLLQCYLALNSPEYHGIIVGAFSEVWEFLFYDSHSNK is encoded by the exons ATGAATGGTGACTGTGTGCGAATGGGGCCAAGGCCATGGACAGAGCTTCTTCTGCAATTTGCCTGCGCACAAAAGGGAGTGGAGACTAGAGGAGGGGACCCACTTG TACCAATAAACCTCTCGTCATCAGTTGGGATTTGGTCCAAACCACAACCCTATTGGCTCAACTTAGCTGCCGGCCGGCCACTGTCTCTTGTCACAATTATTTATACACAGAGAAACAGAGCAATTCGCCGGCCATCCTCCTCCCTTCTCTCCATGGCCAGAAGCTTCAAGCTCAAAGTCCGTCTCTTCATCTCCTCTTTCCGATTCTGCCGCCCCAAACACCCACACCCTTTAACTTTCCCCATAACACCTTCGCCGGAAAATTTCCACTACGAGAAGCAATTGCCGGCCAACCCCAAATCCTGCTACAGCTGTTACCACAATCCACCATCGCCACCGCCATCAACGCCAGTGGGTTTCTTCGCCGATTTTTCAACAGAAGAGTCCACATCAGTCTGCATCAGCTGCAAATTGAAATCATACGCTCGGGCAAACGGACTAATGCAAGTGAAAGAAAACAGAGCCGAAACAGAGCATGAAATTTCAGGCGAGGAGAATCGGCGTTCCCCCTTTTCTTGGATAACCAGAAAgaagtggaagaagaagaagaaatcaaagaaaacgGGGCTTCAAAGCAAGGCATTCCTGGCAAAGCACAAGTCGTATGGGTACGAGGGAGGGGAAGGCGAAGGAACAGAGGCATTGTTGAACTCTTCCATTAGTTTCTCCTCCGATGGATCGCCGGCGAAGAGAAGCGAAATCGGGTCATGTCCAAGTCAAGTGGAATGGAAAATGGGGGAGAGCTTAGTGCAGGTCAAGAAATCGAAGGAACCCCAAGAAGATTTCAAGAGGTCAATGGTACAGATGATATTGGAGAAGGAGATTTTTGAGGCGAAGGGATTGGAGGACCTTTTGCAGTGTTATTTGGCGTTGAACTCGCCGGAGTATCATGGGATTATAGTTGGAGCTTTTTCCGAGGTTTGGGAGTTTCTGTTCTACGATTCCCACTCAAACAAGTGA
- the LOC111805922 gene encoding uncharacterized protein LOC111805922 isoform X2, translated as MKPDLSPTMATLKKDSPSETGVSFFLSRKARYKFWVLAAILLLAFWSMFTGSVSLKWSAGTFARFYDGPRKPIFDDLDILVILLAISTEVEERERDVRHMWNLYSHGGGGRLPRFWLEAFEAAYEDLIGDVPAVRDAALLEIARMSLQSVHVDPIPIKSKVYDWEGV; from the exons ATGAAACCCGACCTTTCACCTACAATGGCCACACTGAAGAAGGACTCTCCATCAGAAACTGGGGTCTCCTTTTTCCTCTCAAGAAAAGCTCGCTACAAGTTCTGGGTATTGGCCGCCATTCTACTCCTCGCTTTCTGGTCCATGTTCACCGGCTCCGTCTCCCTCAAATGGTCCGCCGGAACTTTCGCCAGATTCTACGACGGCCCCCGCAAGCCGATCTTCGACGATCTTGACATTCTGGTGATCCTTTTAGCTATTTCCACG GAAGTTGAAGAGCGGGAGAGGGATGTCCGGCACATGTGGAATCTGTACTCCCATGGAGGCGGCGGCCGGTTGCCGCGATTCTGGTTGGAGGCTTTTGAAGCGGCGTACGAGGATTTGATCGGCGATGTTCCCGCCGTTCGAGATGCTGCCCTTTTGGAGATCGCTAGGATGTCTCTGCAATCTGTTCATGTCGACCCAATCCCGATCAAATCCAAG GTGTATGATTGGGAAGGTGTATGA
- the LOC111805922 gene encoding uncharacterized protein LOC111805922 isoform X4 produces MKPDLSPTMATLKKDSPSETGVSFFLSRKARYKFWVLAAILLLAFWSMFTGSVSLKWSAGTFARFYDGPRKPIFDDLDILVILLAISTEVEERERDVRHMWNLYSHGGGGRLPRFWLEAFEAAYEDLIGDVPAVRDAALLEIARMSLQSVHVDPIPIKSKP; encoded by the exons ATGAAACCCGACCTTTCACCTACAATGGCCACACTGAAGAAGGACTCTCCATCAGAAACTGGGGTCTCCTTTTTCCTCTCAAGAAAAGCTCGCTACAAGTTCTGGGTATTGGCCGCCATTCTACTCCTCGCTTTCTGGTCCATGTTCACCGGCTCCGTCTCCCTCAAATGGTCCGCCGGAACTTTCGCCAGATTCTACGACGGCCCCCGCAAGCCGATCTTCGACGATCTTGACATTCTGGTGATCCTTTTAGCTATTTCCACG GAAGTTGAAGAGCGGGAGAGGGATGTCCGGCACATGTGGAATCTGTACTCCCATGGAGGCGGCGGCCGGTTGCCGCGATTCTGGTTGGAGGCTTTTGAAGCGGCGTACGAGGATTTGATCGGCGATGTTCCCGCCGTTCGAGATGCTGCCCTTTTGGAGATCGCTAGGATGTCTCTGCAATCTGTTCATGTCGACCCAATCCCGATCAAATCCAAG CCGTAA
- the LOC111805922 gene encoding uncharacterized protein LOC111805922 isoform X1 — MKPDLSPTMATLKKDSPSETGVSFFLSRKARYKFWVLAAILLLAFWSMFTGSVSLKWSAGTFARFYDGPRKPIFDDLDILVILLAISTEVEERERDVRHMWNLYSHGGGGRLPRFWLEAFEAAYEDLIGDVPAVRDAALLEIARMSLQSVHVDPIPIKSKVSRRDQTFS; from the exons ATGAAACCCGACCTTTCACCTACAATGGCCACACTGAAGAAGGACTCTCCATCAGAAACTGGGGTCTCCTTTTTCCTCTCAAGAAAAGCTCGCTACAAGTTCTGGGTATTGGCCGCCATTCTACTCCTCGCTTTCTGGTCCATGTTCACCGGCTCCGTCTCCCTCAAATGGTCCGCCGGAACTTTCGCCAGATTCTACGACGGCCCCCGCAAGCCGATCTTCGACGATCTTGACATTCTGGTGATCCTTTTAGCTATTTCCACG GAAGTTGAAGAGCGGGAGAGGGATGTCCGGCACATGTGGAATCTGTACTCCCATGGAGGCGGCGGCCGGTTGCCGCGATTCTGGTTGGAGGCTTTTGAAGCGGCGTACGAGGATTTGATCGGCGATGTTCCCGCCGTTCGAGATGCTGCCCTTTTGGAGATCGCTAGGATGTCTCTGCAATCTGTTCATGTCGACCCAATCCCGATCAAATCCAAGGTTAGCCGTCGAGATCAAACATTTTCTTGA
- the LOC111805922 gene encoding uncharacterized protein LOC111805922 isoform X3, whose product MKPDLSPTMATLKKDSPSETGVSFFLSRKARYKFWVLAAILLLAFWSMFTGSVSLKWSAGTFARFYDGPRKPIFDDLDILEVEERERDVRHMWNLYSHGGGGRLPRFWLEAFEAAYEDLIGDVPAVRDAALLEIARMSLQSVHVDPIPIKSKVSRRDQTFS is encoded by the exons ATGAAACCCGACCTTTCACCTACAATGGCCACACTGAAGAAGGACTCTCCATCAGAAACTGGGGTCTCCTTTTTCCTCTCAAGAAAAGCTCGCTACAAGTTCTGGGTATTGGCCGCCATTCTACTCCTCGCTTTCTGGTCCATGTTCACCGGCTCCGTCTCCCTCAAATGGTCCGCCGGAACTTTCGCCAGATTCTACGACGGCCCCCGCAAGCCGATCTTCGACGATCTTGACATTCTG GAAGTTGAAGAGCGGGAGAGGGATGTCCGGCACATGTGGAATCTGTACTCCCATGGAGGCGGCGGCCGGTTGCCGCGATTCTGGTTGGAGGCTTTTGAAGCGGCGTACGAGGATTTGATCGGCGATGTTCCCGCCGTTCGAGATGCTGCCCTTTTGGAGATCGCTAGGATGTCTCTGCAATCTGTTCATGTCGACCCAATCCCGATCAAATCCAAGGTTAGCCGTCGAGATCAAACATTTTCTTGA
- the LOC111805922 gene encoding uncharacterized protein LOC111805922 isoform X5 yields MKPDLSPTMATLKKDSPSETGVSFFLSRKARYKFWVLAAILLLAFWSMFTGSVSLKWSAGTFARFYDGPRKPIFDDLDILEVEERERDVRHMWNLYSHGGGGRLPRFWLEAFEAAYEDLIGDVPAVRDAALLEIARMSLQSVHVDPIPIKSKP; encoded by the exons ATGAAACCCGACCTTTCACCTACAATGGCCACACTGAAGAAGGACTCTCCATCAGAAACTGGGGTCTCCTTTTTCCTCTCAAGAAAAGCTCGCTACAAGTTCTGGGTATTGGCCGCCATTCTACTCCTCGCTTTCTGGTCCATGTTCACCGGCTCCGTCTCCCTCAAATGGTCCGCCGGAACTTTCGCCAGATTCTACGACGGCCCCCGCAAGCCGATCTTCGACGATCTTGACATTCTG GAAGTTGAAGAGCGGGAGAGGGATGTCCGGCACATGTGGAATCTGTACTCCCATGGAGGCGGCGGCCGGTTGCCGCGATTCTGGTTGGAGGCTTTTGAAGCGGCGTACGAGGATTTGATCGGCGATGTTCCCGCCGTTCGAGATGCTGCCCTTTTGGAGATCGCTAGGATGTCTCTGCAATCTGTTCATGTCGACCCAATCCCGATCAAATCCAAG CCGTAA